Part of the Bacillus cabrialesii genome is shown below.
TAATTCCTTAGGGGTTTGCGCTTTTCCGGGATAATTGCCGGTCACGTCAATTCCGCCTGAAAGTTCACCCTTATTTACTTCAAAGCCTTCAATGTCGTCACCCTGCCAGCAATGGATTGAAATAGGCACTTGCTCCAATTGGCGAAGCGCGTCTTCAACATTAATTCCCCATTTTTCATATGCCTGTTTTGCACTGTCATAATTGGCTTTTATGGTCATGCCGCTCTCTCCCTTTTCAGCTTTTTAATCCAAATAAAAAACATCCTTAAGATCTATCGAAACAGGACTGAAATCCGGATTGGTTTTCATTAATGGCGACATCGATTTCCACCACCTCTGGCAAACGTCTGTGTCCGCGATCTGTCTCCACTTCTCTTCATCCTCTATTTCTAAATAAGCAAAAAGCGTGCCTGTTTCTTCGTCTAAAAAAATGGAATAATGGTGCGCTCCATGAGCTTTGAGTGCTTCTGCCATTTCAGGCCATATGTCATCATGCCGCTTTTTGTATTCTTCGTATTTGCCGTGATGGACAAACATGATACTGGCTTTTCTTTTCAAATCTGATTCACCTCTTCACCTTTCGGATAGCGCTTTCAAAACAGTTTGGCGAAATGATTGAATGATCGTGCTTCTGTCAATGTCTTTAGGTGTAAACACTTTGATCGGAAAGGAATTTCTGACGGTTTGCCGGGCCTCATTTATGTCTTTGATTTCTTTGGCAGCAATCATTTGCATCAGCAGATTTCCGATGGCGGTTGCCTCTATGGGCCCAGCGTATACCGCTTTTCCGCTCATGTCTGCTGTTAATTGATTTAAGAAGTCATTTTGGGCTCCGCCGCCGATAATATGAAGCTGCTGAATCTGTTTTTCTGTGATCGTTTCCAGCTCTTTGATGGCAATCGCATAGATGATGGCTAAATTGCTGTAGATGCAGCAGGCAAGCTCGCCTGCAGTGCGGGGAATTTTCTGGCGGGTTTCTTTGCAATAATGTTGGATTTCCTCTATCATGCTGTCCGGTTTAAGGAAACGTTCATCATTTAAGTTTATAAACTGCTGGAAGGGTTCTGTTTTTCGGGCTTCTTCAGCAAGCTGCTGGAAAGAGTAATCTGTTTGTAATTGCTGTCTTACTTCTTGTATCACCCACATGCCGATAATGTTTTTGAGAAAGCGAATGGTATTGTTTGCGCCGCGCTCATTTGTATAATTGTTTTTTAAAGCCAGTTCAGTTAATATCGGTGTTTTGTTTTCCACTCCGATTAACGACCATGTGCCGCTGCTGATATACGCCCATCCATCGTTTACGCCTGGCGCCGCGATGACGGCCGAGGCAGTATCATGCGTTGCGACTGTTATCACCTTGCAAGCCGGCAGATCATAATCCGGGAACCAGTCATTTCTCAGTGCGCCAAGCTCACAACCCGGTTCAGTCAGCGGCGCAAATTGCTGTCCCTGAACTGACACGGCTTCAAGCAATTCGGAGTCCAGCTTTCCAGTTGAGACGTTTAAAAGCTGTGTGGTAGACGCATTTGTGATTTCCATTACGGCTTTTCCGGTTAAACAATAGCCTAAATAATCAGGAACCATCATGACTTTATCTGTCTTTTTCAGCAGCTCACAGTCTTCTTCATACAATTGATAAATCGTGTTAAAAGGCTGAAATTGTATTCCTGTTTTTTGATAGATTGTGTCTTTTGAAAGGTTTTGTTCCAGTTTGCCTATTGTGTGTTCTGTTCTCCTATCCCGGTAGGACATCACTTCCCGCAAACGATTGCCTGTTTCGTCCAGTAAGACATAATCAACTGCCCATGTATCAATGCCTACGGTGCAGCGTTCATACCCAAGGGCTTTCACCTTTTCCAGCCCTTGCAGGATGTGTTTCAGCAAATGATCAATATCCCAAAAGCAATGTCCATCTCTTTGTATAAAGCCGTTAGCGAATCTGTGGATCTCTTGTATGTCAAGCTTCCCTTCCTTCAGTTCACCTACCATGACTCTCCCGCTTGACGCGCCTATATCAATGGCAGTATAAATCATTCTTTCACCCTCTCTTCGGAAGGGGAACAGCTGTCACTTTCACCTCTTTGTCTTCAAGCGCTTTTACCGATGCCCGGTCAATTCCAGAATCGGTAATAAGGCGGCTGATGTCTTGCAGCGAGGCGATATGTGAAAACTCACGGTTCCCCCATTTGCTTGAATCGGCCATCAAAATGGTCTGATCAGACCTTTCGATCATCCGTTTTTTGAGCAATGCCTGCCACTCGTTTGAGTCACTCATCCCATTGTTTATGTCAAATCCTTTACATGACAGAAAGGTTTTATTGACATGATAGGTCTCAAGCGAACGCTCAGCTAACGGACCGGCAAACGATAATGATTTTGCCAGCAAGATGCCGCCTGTTGAAATGACCGATATGTTTTCTTTATTGCTGAGTTCGATGGCTGCCTTCATTGAGTTGGTAATGACGGTGAGCTTAATATTAGGGAGTATTTTCGCCATGTACCAGGCGGTTGTGCTTGCATCGAGAATGATTCGGTCGCCGCTCTCTACGTATTTGGCCGCTTCGTGAGCGATGGCTTTTTTTTCTGTGACATTTGTGATTTCCCGTTCAGAAAAATGAACTTCTGATTCTTGCTGCTGAATACTGACCGCTCCCCCGTGGCTCCGGCTCAGTTTATGTTCTTTCTCAAGCTTTTCAAGGTCGCGCCGAATGGTTTCTTCTGTGACAGAAAAAATGTCACTTAATTCGGATACGCGAATGCTTGAACGCATATTCACTATTTCTACTATTTTTTGCTGCCGTTCTGCTACTAGCATCGGTAACGCCCTTCCTCATATCATAATCCATCTTATTGTTTTTCTATCATAGCATATGTCTAACGCGTGAAAGCAGCAGGGACACCGCCGTCTACCGTGATCATGCAGCCCGTTGTTTTTTCGGCTTTAGAAGAAGCGAAAAACGCGATGGCTTCGGCAATATCCTGCGGGTAAATATTGACGAGCAATGCCGTTCTTTTCCGATAATGTTCCTCCAGCTGATCTGGTTCAATCCCGTATGCAGCGGCCCGTTCCTCCCGCCAGCTTGATCCCCAGATAGCCGATCCTTGAAGAACCGCATCAGGCAAAACAGAGTTGACCCGAATGCCGTATTCTCCGCCTTCTGCTGCGATACATCTAGCCAAATGGGTTTCAAGCGCTTTTACCGAGCTGTAGGCAGATGCGTTTTTACCCGCATAAACTGAATTTTTTGATCCGACAAATACCATGCTTCCGCCTCTGTTTTGCTGTTTCATTTGTTTAAACGCTTCACGGGCCACAAGGAAATAGCCTGTTCCTAATACATTCATATTAAGATTCCATTCTTTTAGACTTGTTTCGTCAAATGGGCTTGATGTGGCCAGCCCGGCATTATTGACGACGATATCAATCCCGCCGTAAGCAAGCGCCGCTTGTTCAAAGGCTGACTGTATGTCTTCCTCCCTTGTCACATCCATTTTGACAGCCATTGCCCGTCCTTCTCCATATACATCGTTTATTTCCCCGGCAATTTTCTGTGCGCCTTCTATATTAAGATCCGCTGCGATCACGTGCCCTCCTTCAGCTGCAAAGCGGCGGCATGCGGCACTGCCGATTCCGCCGGCTCCTCCTGTTATCAACGCAACCTTACGGGAAAATTCTGCTTCCGGCGGGGCCAGCGTAAGCTTATATAATTCTAACGGCCAATATTCGACATGGTAGGATTCATTTTCATTTAAAGAAACAAAGTGCCCAAGAGCTGTTGACCCTTTCATTACGGCGATGGCTCTCCGATATAAAGCGCCGCTCACTTTAGCCATCGCATAACTTTTTCCTGTATTCACCATCCCGATGCCAGGAATTAAAATTACCCGCGGAGCTGATTCAAAGATTTGGTCCCCCTCCTGCTGATTGCGTGTAAAGTAAGCCTGATACTCTGACGTAAAACGCTCGACTCCCGACTTGATCAAGTCCGCCAGCTTACGCACATCTTGAGTCTCTGGATTCCACTCAATGTACAGCGGAACCCGCTTTGTGTGAACAAGGTGATCCGGGCATGCCGCACCGATTTGCGAAAGCGCTGGCGCTTGGACACTGTTTACAAATTCCAAGACGTCGTCATGATCATCATAGGAAAGGATCATTTTCTTTTCTTCACTGACAGCTCCTCTGATCACAGGCATGATGGCTGCCAAGATTTGTTTTCTTTGCTCTTCCGGCAGCGGCAGATACCTCTTGCCTCCGAATTTCTCATGTTGATTGATACGCTCGTTAATATACCGCTCGGCTTCTTGAATGATGGATATCGTTTTTTCATAACATGATTCGGATGTCTCTCCCCAAGTGACAAGGCCGTGTTTCTCCATTAACACGAGCTCAGCGTTCGGATTGTTCGCTACGCCTTCAGCGATCATTTTAGACAAAGTAAATCCAGGGCGGACGTATGGCACCCATACAAACCGGTTTCCGTAAATGTATTCAGCGATTTGTTTTCCATTATCAGCGCAGCAAATGCTGATAATCGCATCGGGATGAGTATGGTCAACATGATTGTATGGCAGGAAAGCGTGTAACAGCGTTTCAATTGAAGGGCGGGGATGCTTGCTGTCTATCATACAATGAGACAAGTAGTCTACCATTTCTTCATCTGACATGTGGTCCCTTTCGATCAGCGGGCGGATATCATCTAACTTTAAACCTGTAAAGTTATGCGCTTTCATTTTTGCTAAATCCGAACCGCTTCCTTTCACCCACATGACTTTTGTTTCACGTCCTCTGAAATCCTTTTCCGTTGTTTTCATAGACGTATTCCCGCCGCCCCAGTTGCAAACAGTGCGATCTGATCCGATCAGATTGGACCTGTACACCAATTCTTCTACGCCTTTTTGCAGCTGTGCGGAATGCTGCGAATCCCATACATGTTTTACCATATTTGATATTCCTCCGTCCCCTTTTTATTTGTATCCGTTTTCATTATATATGATCTTTGTTTATTTTTGAATTCTTTTTATTTATTTTTGTTTTGATAAAAAAAGAAAGCGGCAGGATATGCCGCTTTCTCTTTCATTACGATTCAATTTTAAATTTCTTCGTGATGTCCTGAAGTTCTTCCGCCATGTTTGCCAACGTTTCAGCTGAAGAACTGATTTCTTCCATGGACGCAAGCTGTTCTTCCGCCGAAGCTGCGATGTCTTGAATACCTGCTGAGCTTTCTTTCGACACTGCAGAAATATCTTCAACCGCACTTGACACTTCCTGTGATCCGGCTGACAGCTGTTCAACCGTCGCGTTCAGGCTTTGCAATTCGCCGGAAATTTGGGTTGTCATTTCATAGATTTGTTTAAAGCTTTCCGCTGTTTTGTCAGTAATCTGCAAGCCTTCCTTCACTTCATGATTCACAGATTGGAACATCGAAAGGGAAGTGCTGATTTCTCTGACAATCTCTTGAATTAACCCTTCAATTTCCTTGGCAGAGTCTGCTGATTGCACGGCAAGTTTTCTGACCTCTTCCGCAACGACTGAGAAGCCTCTTCCGAATTCTCCCGCTCTTGCCGCCTCAATCGCAGCATTTAATGCCAGCAGATTGGTTTGATCAGCAATGCCGTTAATCACATTCAAGATACTTGTGATGTCTTGCGATTTTGTTTCAAGCCCCTTCACAACCGCTTCCGCTTTTTGAACGGATTGGTCGATTGTTTTCATTTGCCCGACTGTGTGCTCCACCAATTTTTCTCCGCTGCCCGCTGCCTCAGAGGACTGGATCGATGACTTCGTAATGGTTGAAGACGCCTGAGCCACTTTTGAAATCCCGTCGTTCATTTGAGAAAGATGGTTTGAGCTTGTTTCCAGTTTCTCGCTTTGCGCCTCATTGCCATCTGAAAATTGTTCAATGGCAAGTGTAATGTGTTCAGTCGCCTTGCTCGTTTGGGCTGCGCTTGCCGTCAGCTCTTCAGAAGATGAAGCAACGTTTTCTACAGACGTTTGAATAACGCCGATCACAGAACGCAATGATGCTGACATTTCGTTAAAGCTTTCTCCAAGCTGTCCAAGCTCGTTTTTCGAGTGAATGTCAATGACTTCTGTGAGATCTCCGCTGCTGATTTTCGCAGACGTTGTGACCAGTTTTCTTAATGGCTTCGTAATGGCACGGATAATCAAGAGAATGAGTAAGCCGCCGATCACAATTGACACGCATAGAATGATAAGTGCTGTGTTCAGTACCGGACTTGAAGCATCTTGCAATTCACTGACAAAGTATGTTCCCCCGATTTTCCAGCCTGTCAGTTTATTAGTCGTAAATGCCATTTTCTTATCTTTGCCTTCAAATGTATATTCAAATGAGCCTTTTTCTTTGGAATACACTTCGTTTGTCCAATCGCCGGAACCAGTTGTCCCTGGCTTAATCGTCGGATGTGCGATGTATTTTTTGTTGCCTGTTGTAATAAATGCGAAGCCTTCTGTACCGATTTTGATTCTTTGTGAAGCAGCCAGCACTTCATCGAGATTTAAATCAATTGCTACGACCCCTGAACCATCTTTTAATTGCTCTGAAATCGTGACTACCATATCTCCTGTCGCTTCATCAGTATACGGCTCTGAGAAAACTGCCTGTCCTTTTTTCGCAACGGCTTGCTTGTACCAGTCACGCTCTGTTGGATCAAAGCCTTTAGGGATGCCGCTATTCGGATATTTGTAAAGTTTTTTGTTTTCTGAAGCCGCATAGATTGCCCCTACATCGGCATTCAATGTTGTGTACTGCTTAAATTTTTCGTTCAGTAATGTTTTGTTTTTTCCTAATAAAATATTTTTATCGAGTGTCTCGCTGTAATAATCAAGTGCTTTTACTTTATTATTCAATTTGTTTTGCAGGGTGCTGTTGAGTTCTTCAACGTTCCCCATTGCACTATTCGTAAGCTCCCTGTCCAGTGCGTTCCAAGCTGATTGATAACTGAAATATGCTAAAACCCCAACCGGCAAAATTAGCACTGCCAGAAACGCAGCGATAAGCGGTTTGCTGATCGATGGCTGTTTGATCCATTGTATAAATTTTCCCATTCTCGTTGACTCCTCCTTTAAGCTAAATCTAATATCGTCAAACTAGGATAAAAGGTTTAATAAAAAAACTAAAAAAAACACCCAAACGCTCGAGCTTGGGTGTTTTGGATTATTATTCGATTTTGAATCGTTTTGTCATATCGCGAAGCTCTTCCGCCATAGACGAAAGGGTTTCCGCTGACGAGCTGATTTCTTCCATGGAAGCAAGCTGCTCTTCTGCTGACGCCGCGATGTCTTGTATATGAGCTGAGCTTTCTTTTGAAATCGATGCAATGTGCTCAGACGCTCCAGAAACTTCCTCGGAGCTGGCAGAAAGCTGCTGAACCGTCGCACTCATATTTTGCAGTTCACCGGCGATTTGGTTCGTCATTTCAGAAATGCGTTTAAAGCTTATTTCTGTTTTATCTGTAATGTCAAGGCCTGTCTGGACCTCTTGATTGACAGACTGGAACATGCCTAGAGATGTATTGATTTCCTTCACAATTTCGATGATTAATCCTTCAATCTCTTTTGCTGAATCTGCTGACTGAACTGCCAGTTTTCTTACTTCTTCCGCTACAACGGAGAAGCCCCGGCCGTATTCGCCTGCGCGCGCCGCTTCAATCGCTGCGTTTAGAGCAAGCAGGTTCGTCTGATCTGCGATTCCGTTAATCACACGCAAAATATTGGTGATGTCTTTCGATTTCGTTTCCAATCCGCGTACAACTTGTTCTGCTTCTTTAACTGACTTGTCAATAACGTTCATTTGGCCGACGGTTTGATGAACAAGCTTGCCGCCTTCACTTGCAATTTCTGTTGATTGAACAGATGAATCTGTGATGACTTCAGAAGCTTGAGCCATATTCGTCAATCCGTCATTCATTTGATAAATGTGCTCTGTTGCGGTTTCAATGTTTTCGTTTTGTTTTTCATTGCCGTTTGAGAATTGTTCAATCGCCAATGTAATATGCTCTGTTGCCTTGCTCGTTTGCGCAGCTGATGCGGTCAGCTCCTCAGAAGAAGCGGCAACATTGTCTACCGAATCCTGGATGGCGTGTATGAGAGAACGAAGTGACGACGCCATATTGTTAAAGCTTTTGCCAAGTTCGCCTAATTCATCTTTTGAACGGATATCAATGGTTTCCGTCAAATCTCCCTCGCTGATCCGCTTAGAGGAACCGACAAGCTGTTTCAATGGCGTTGTAATCGACCGAATGACAAATGTCATCACAATAATACCTAAAATAATAGCCGCGGCCAAGACGATTAAAGCCAGGTGAAGGACGGGCTGGGCTGCCTCATGAATTTCATTCAAATACATGGTGCCCCCGATTTTCCATCCCGTTAACTTATTCGTATCAAAGGCCAATTTTTTCTTATCGCCGTCCATGGTGTATTGAAAATCACCTTTATCAGCATTCAGCATTTTCTCAAGATAGTCGCCCTTCAATTCAGTTCCTGAGGTTTCATCAGGATGAGCGACAACCTTTTTGTCCTTCGTCATGATAAATGCGTAGCCTTGTGTGCCGATGTTGACTTTTTTGGTTGTTTTCAGCAGGTTCTCAATCGTCATGTTGATGGCGATAACGCCTGAACCATCTTTTGTCTGCTGGGCGATTGTTACAACCATCGTATTTGTAGAAGCGGTTTTATAAGGATCTGTTATTACGACTTTTCCTTTATTCGCAACCGCTTTTTTGTACCAATCGCGTTCAACCGGGTTATAATCACTCGGCATCGGAAGATCCGGGTAACGGGTAAAGCGCCCGTTTTCGTCACTTGTATAAATGGATTCTACATCCTTGTTAATGCTGATATATTGTGAGAATTTCTCTGCAATGCTTGCATTGCTTTTTGCATTGTATTTCTCTTTCGTCAGCCATTCGCTGAAGTAAGCTGCACTGTTTTCTTTTTCACCGATGCTGGTATTAATGATTTCGTTTAATTGCTGTACATTTTCCAATGCGCTCCCCATCATCTGTCTGTCGAGTGAGCTGCTTGCCGATTGATACGCAAAGGCCGCCAGTATGACAACCGGTATGATGAGGATCGACAGAAAGGAAACGAGAAGCTTCCGTGTAATTGACCTTTGTTTTATGAGTTGGAGTATTTTTTTCATCATTCATTTCTCCTTTTTTATGCTACCCTTCATATCGGCCGGAAATGGGTAAATATATACAGTAAAAAAGAAGAATTTTAGAAAAAGAAACTATTTCCCTATAAAAAGATAGTTTTTTAGACCTATTACTCATCTACCTTAAATCGTTTTGTCAGATCACGGAGTTCTTCAGACATTTTTTCAAGCGTCTGTGCGGAAGAACTGATCTCCTCCATGGATGCCAGCTGTTCCTCGGCT
Proteins encoded:
- the rhaM gene encoding L-rhamnose mutarotase — translated: MKRKASIMFVHHGKYEEYKKRHDDIWPEMAEALKAHGAHHYSIFLDEETGTLFAYLEIEDEEKWRQIADTDVCQRWWKSMSPLMKTNPDFSPVSIDLKDVFYLD
- the rhaB gene encoding rhamnulokinase, encoding MIYTAIDIGASSGRVMVGELKEGKLDIQEIHRFANGFIQRDGHCFWDIDHLLKHILQGLEKVKALGYERCTVGIDTWAVDYVLLDETGNRLREVMSYRDRRTEHTIGKLEQNLSKDTIYQKTGIQFQPFNTIYQLYEEDCELLKKTDKVMMVPDYLGYCLTGKAVMEITNASTTQLLNVSTGKLDSELLEAVSVQGQQFAPLTEPGCELGALRNDWFPDYDLPACKVITVATHDTASAVIAAPGVNDGWAYISSGTWSLIGVENKTPILTELALKNNYTNERGANNTIRFLKNIIGMWVIQEVRQQLQTDYSFQQLAEEARKTEPFQQFINLNDERFLKPDSMIEEIQHYCKETRQKIPRTAGELACCIYSNLAIIYAIAIKELETITEKQIQQLHIIGGGAQNDFLNQLTADMSGKAVYAGPIEATAIGNLLMQMIAAKEIKDINEARQTVRNSFPIKVFTPKDIDRSTIIQSFRQTVLKALSER
- the rhaR gene encoding rhamnose catabolism operon transcriptional regulator RhaR, with the protein product MLVAERQQKIVEIVNMRSSIRVSELSDIFSVTEETIRRDLEKLEKEHKLSRSHGGAVSIQQQESEVHFSEREITNVTEKKAIAHEAAKYVESGDRIILDASTTAWYMAKILPNIKLTVITNSMKAAIELSNKENISVISTGGILLAKSLSFAGPLAERSLETYHVNKTFLSCKGFDINNGMSDSNEWQALLKKRMIERSDQTILMADSSKWGNREFSHIASLQDISRLITDSGIDRASVKALEDKEVKVTAVPLPKRG
- a CDS encoding bifunctional aldolase/short-chain dehydrogenase, with product MVKHVWDSQHSAQLQKGVEELVYRSNLIGSDRTVCNWGGGNTSMKTTEKDFRGRETKVMWVKGSGSDLAKMKAHNFTGLKLDDIRPLIERDHMSDEEMVDYLSHCMIDSKHPRPSIETLLHAFLPYNHVDHTHPDAIISICCADNGKQIAEYIYGNRFVWVPYVRPGFTLSKMIAEGVANNPNAELVLMEKHGLVTWGETSESCYEKTISIIQEAERYINERINQHEKFGGKRYLPLPEEQRKQILAAIMPVIRGAVSEEKKMILSYDDHDDVLEFVNSVQAPALSQIGAACPDHLVHTKRVPLYIEWNPETQDVRKLADLIKSGVERFTSEYQAYFTRNQQEGDQIFESAPRVILIPGIGMVNTGKSYAMAKVSGALYRRAIAVMKGSTALGHFVSLNENESYHVEYWPLELYKLTLAPPEAEFSRKVALITGGAGGIGSAACRRFAAEGGHVIAADLNIEGAQKIAGEINDVYGEGRAMAVKMDVTREEDIQSAFEQAALAYGGIDIVVNNAGLATSSPFDETSLKEWNLNMNVLGTGYFLVAREAFKQMKQQNRGGSMVFVGSKNSVYAGKNASAYSSVKALETHLARCIAAEGGEYGIRVNSVLPDAVLQGSAIWGSSWREERAAAYGIEPDQLEEHYRKRTALLVNIYPQDIAEAIAFFASSKAEKTTGCMITVDGGVPAAFTR
- the tlpB gene encoding methyl-accepting chemotaxis protein TlpB; the encoded protein is MGKFIQWIKQPSISKPLIAAFLAVLILPVGVLAYFSYQSAWNALDRELTNSAMGNVEELNSTLQNKLNNKVKALDYYSETLDKNILLGKNKTLLNEKFKQYTTLNADVGAIYAASENKKLYKYPNSGIPKGFDPTERDWYKQAVAKKGQAVFSEPYTDEATGDMVVTISEQLKDGSGVVAIDLNLDEVLAASQRIKIGTEGFAFITTGNKKYIAHPTIKPGTTGSGDWTNEVYSKEKGSFEYTFEGKDKKMAFTTNKLTGWKIGGTYFVSELQDASSPVLNTALIILCVSIVIGGLLILLIIRAITKPLRKLVTTSAKISSGDLTEVIDIHSKNELGQLGESFNEMSASLRSVIGVIQTSVENVASSSEELTASAAQTSKATEHITLAIEQFSDGNEAQSEKLETSSNHLSQMNDGISKVAQASSTITKSSIQSSEAAGSGEKLVEHTVGQMKTIDQSVQKAEAVVKGLETKSQDITSILNVINGIADQTNLLALNAAIEAARAGEFGRGFSVVAEEVRKLAVQSADSAKEIEGLIQEIVREISTSLSMFQSVNHEVKEGLQITDKTAESFKQIYEMTTQISGELQSLNATVEQLSAGSQEVSSAVEDISAVSKESSAGIQDIAASAEEQLASMEEISSSAETLANMAEELQDITKKFKIES
- a CDS encoding methyl-accepting chemotaxis protein: MASSLRSLIHAIQDSVDNVAASSEELTASAAQTSKATEHITLAIEQFSNGNEKQNENIETATEHIYQMNDGLTNMAQASEVITDSSVQSTEIASEGGKLVHQTVGQMNVIDKSVKEAEQVVRGLETKSKDITNILRVINGIADQTNLLALNAAIEAARAGEYGRGFSVVAEEVRKLAVQSADSAKEIEGLIIEIVKEINTSLGMFQSVNQEVQTGLDITDKTEISFKRISEMTNQIAGELQNMSATVQQLSASSEEVSGASEHIASISKESSAHIQDIAASAEEQLASMEEISSSAETLSSMAEELRDMTKRFKIE